One stretch of Rosistilla oblonga DNA includes these proteins:
- the hemG gene encoding protoporphyrinogen oxidase, translated as MPDPAPQPTPPRHARVAVIGGGISGLVAAFDLRHRHPEWDVVLYEASDRVGGVICTLRQDDFLLEFGADSFSVQPPGAIQLCRDLGIEDRLVDPLEANRRAFILHAGKLVPVPEGFALLRPTDLKKLLASPLLSIPGRLRLVAEAFIRGKSDDSDESLQSFAIRRFGREAFDRLIQPLVAGIYTADASKLSMQATMPQFVALETEHGGMVRATRALQKQSKDDAARSASGARYAQFRSLPGGMGELFDTLVDRIDESNIRRGQRIASLQREGNSWNIESDRGEAASYDAVIVALPGPAASTLLRPLAQEAAEELAEIPYASSALVLLGVGKDQVAHPLDGFGMVVPAIEKREIIAASFLNRKFADRAPDDMHLIRVFIGGAMQSHLLERSDDELIETARRELAAMIGLQGPAKIQRVARWNNAMPQYHVGHCDRRDRVERAIGQLPGLELAGNALHGVGIAHCIRTARAAADRIGKHLASQLGDSPL; from the coding sequence TTGCCGGATCCAGCACCTCAACCGACACCTCCCCGCCATGCCCGCGTTGCGGTCATTGGCGGCGGGATCAGTGGCCTCGTCGCCGCTTTCGATCTGCGGCACCGGCATCCCGAATGGGATGTGGTGCTGTACGAAGCGAGCGATCGCGTCGGTGGTGTCATTTGCACGCTCCGGCAGGATGACTTTCTGCTGGAGTTTGGTGCCGACAGCTTTTCAGTCCAGCCTCCCGGTGCGATCCAGTTGTGCCGCGACTTGGGAATCGAAGATCGATTGGTCGATCCGCTGGAAGCCAACCGCCGGGCGTTTATCCTGCACGCCGGAAAACTGGTGCCGGTCCCCGAGGGCTTTGCTCTACTGAGACCGACCGATCTGAAGAAGCTGCTGGCCTCGCCACTGCTGTCGATTCCAGGGCGATTGCGATTGGTTGCCGAGGCGTTCATTCGAGGCAAATCGGATGACTCCGACGAGAGCCTGCAGAGCTTTGCAATCCGACGCTTCGGCCGCGAAGCCTTCGACCGATTGATCCAACCGCTGGTCGCGGGCATCTATACCGCCGACGCCAGCAAGTTGAGCATGCAGGCGACGATGCCGCAGTTTGTCGCTTTGGAAACCGAACACGGCGGGATGGTTCGCGCGACGCGGGCCCTGCAAAAGCAGAGTAAAGACGATGCGGCGCGGTCGGCCAGCGGAGCTCGATATGCCCAGTTCCGCAGCTTGCCCGGCGGGATGGGAGAGCTGTTCGACACATTGGTCGACCGGATCGACGAATCCAACATCCGCCGCGGGCAACGGATCGCTTCGCTGCAGCGAGAGGGCAACAGTTGGAACATCGAATCGGATCGAGGCGAAGCCGCATCATATGATGCAGTGATCGTCGCCCTGCCCGGCCCGGCTGCTTCGACGCTGCTGCGACCGCTTGCCCAAGAGGCTGCGGAAGAGTTGGCGGAGATTCCGTATGCAAGCTCGGCGCTGGTGCTGTTGGGCGTCGGCAAGGACCAAGTAGCGCATCCGCTGGACGGTTTCGGGATGGTTGTGCCAGCGATCGAGAAGCGGGAGATCATCGCTGCGAGTTTTCTAAATCGCAAGTTCGCCGATCGCGCCCCCGACGACATGCATCTGATTCGTGTCTTCATCGGCGGGGCGATGCAATCGCATCTGTTGGAACGCAGCGACGATGAGTTGATCGAAACCGCACGCCGCGAATTGGCAGCGATGATCGGTCTGCAAGGACCGGCGAAAATCCAGCGGGTCGCCCGCTGGAACAACGCGATGCCGCAATACCATGTCGGCCACTGCGATCGCCGCGATCGGGTCGAGCGGGCGATCGGCCAGCTGCCTGGACTGGAACTGGCTGGCAACGCACTACATGGCGTTGGAATCGCTCACTGTATCCGCACCGCCCGCGCGGCGGCTGACCGGATCGGCAAACATCTGGCGAGCCAACTCGGCGATTCGCCCCTCTAA